Proteins encoded together in one Eriocheir sinensis breed Jianghai 21 chromosome 41, ASM2467909v1, whole genome shotgun sequence window:
- the LOC127009463 gene encoding sodium- and chloride-dependent glycine transporter 2-like, giving the protein MGKEESRDVTASAEALGDEEEDRGTWGNQCEFFLSCLGYAVGFGNVWRFPYLAYKNGGAAFLIPYAIMLLCAGLPLFFMELALGQYASLGPNILFPKLAPIFSGLGWAMIMVSALVAVYYNIILAWTLFYTFASFTSELPWGHCNNQFNTDFCYTEDKAMECKNQSLYYFNNSCVGVAEYCGLVKLSTFNETHCLNSSDTTESAIKSADGAVGKITASEDYFRNRMLGVTGRTWEDMGNMQWELVGCLALAWLIVYACMVKGVKSSGKVVYFTALFPYVVLIILFGRGVTLPGAYEGIKFYFLQPDWSRLQTIEVWNDAATQIFYSLGSSFGGLITLASYNKFKNNCMRDAIVIAISNCSTSVFAGFVIFSILGFLANELGVGVADVVSSGSGLAFVVYPAAVTRMPVAPLWSLLFFTMLITLGLDSQFTMVETLSTALFDQFQSLRSRKPLVVGILCFVLFLCGLTMCLEGGIYMFELFNWYSAGISVLILAITEIILIQYIYGFKNFMRNIREEMGIYMPMPLYIYWTATWLVITPVLLVVILILSCYFFVPAYFGTYTYPDNIQLLGWFICGCSVAIIPLGALYAFFKGNKRGVELLRTSPDYCPSHIRKLRQKENVATKGQPVGVFRYTYDNDGFQEPSAKVYPQLPKETPPPYSNHI; this is encoded by the exons atggggaaggaggagagtcgGGATGTAACAGCGTCCGCAGAGGCACtcggtgatgaagaggaagacagaggcaCGTGGGGTAACCAGTGTGAATTTTTCCTCTCATGTCTCGGGTACGCCGTCGGATTCGGCAACGTGTGGAGATTCCCCTACTTGGCCTATAAGAATGGCGGAG CGGCATTCCTCATCCCGTATGCCATCATGCTACTATGCGCAGGCCTGCCGCTCTTCTTTATGGAGCTCGCCTTGGGCCAGTACGCGAGTTTAGGCCCCAACATCCTCTTCCCTAAGCTAGCGCCGATCTTCTCAG GGCTGGGATGGGCTATGATCATGGTGTCTGCTCTGGTAGCCGTTTACTACAACATCATTCTGGCGTGGACGCTCTTCTATACCTTCGCCTCCTTCACGAGTGAGCTGCCCTGGGGACACTGCAACAACCAATTTAACACGGATT tttgcTACACTGAGGATAAAGCAATGGAGTGCAAGAACCAGTCACTGTATTACTTTAACAACTCATGTGTCGGAGTTGCAGAATACTGTGGTCTTGTCAAACTCTCCACCTTCAATGAGACTCACTGCCTGAATTCTTCTGACACGACGGAAAGCGCAATTAAATCTGCTGATGGCGCCGTAGGGAAGATCACCGCCAGCGAGGATTACTTTAG GAACCGCATGTTAGGTGTCACAGGCAGGACATGGGAGGACATGGGCAACATGCAGTGGGAACTGGTGGGTTGCCTGGCGCTGGCATGGCTCATCGTCTACGCCTGTATGGTGAAGGGTGTCAAGAGCTCCGGCAAGGTCGTCTACTTCACCGCCCTGTTTCCTTACGTCGTCCTCATCATTCTCTTCGGCAGGG GTGTTACACTGCCGGGGGCCTACGAAGGGATCAAATTTTATTTCCTTCAGCCTGACTGGTCTCGCCTCCAGACTATTGAAGTATGGAACGATGCCGCCACTCAAATCTTTTACTCTCTCGGATCCTCTTTCGGCGGCCTAATCACTCTGGCCTCCTACAACAAATTCAAGAATAACTGCATGAG AGACGCCATCGTCATCGCTATTTCCAACTGCTCGACGTCGGTGTTCGCGGGCTTCGTCATCTTCAGCATCCTGGGCTTCCTCGCTAACGAGCTCGGCGTTGGTGTTGCGGACGTGGTATCGTCGGGCTCAGGGCTGGCCTTCGTTGTGTACCCTGCCGCCGTGACGCGAATGCCTGTGGCGCCTCTCtggtctcttctcttcttcaccatGCTCATCACCCTTGGTCTTGATTCCCAG TTCACGATGGTGGAGACACTTAGCACGGCGTTGTTCGACCAGTTCCAATCACTGAGATCAAGAAAGCCACTGGTTGTTGGAATCCTGTGCTTTGTGTTGTTCCTCTGTGGCCTCACCATGTGTCTAGAGGGTGGCATATATATGTTTGAGCTCTTCAATTGGTACTCCGCTGGAATATCCGTCCTTATTCTCGCTATAACCGAAATCATCCTCATACAGTATATTTATG gCTTTAAGAACTTCATGAGAAATATTCGTGAGGAAATGGGTATATACATGCCCATGCCATTATATATCTACTGGACGGCTACGTGGCTCGTCATCACACCAGTCCTTCTCGTC gtcATTCTCATCCTATCATGCTACTTCTTCGTGCCGGCATACTTCGGCACATACACCTACCCAGACAACATTCAATTGCTGGGTTGGTTCATCTGTGGCTGCTCCGTCGCAATTATTCCTCTGGGTGCCTTGTACGCCTTCTTCAAGGGCAACAAGAGGGGTGTAGAGCTCCTTAGGACTTCTCCGGACTACTGTCCTTCCCACATTAGGAAGCTCAGGCAAAAAGAGAACGTTGCCACAAAGGGCCAGCCCGTTGGGGTCTTCAGATACACGTACGACAATGACGGTTTCCAAGAGCCCAGCGCCAAG GTGTATCCGCAGCTGCCTAAGGAAACTCCACCTCCATATTCCAACCACATATGA